A genomic segment from Rhinatrema bivittatum chromosome 19, aRhiBiv1.1, whole genome shotgun sequence encodes:
- the LOC115080967 gene encoding uncharacterized protein LOC115080967 isoform X2, which produces MGSEKVFLGSSYCLLILLLGGHQSGASGVKGRPCYDAQRTPQSPGSSGIKGDPHLPPCDSLQDSKRLPQASSGNSGSGTASPAVTSSGSSLLSSLASSSVTPQNNGNTSGSTRQPGNSSTSGSTLQQGNNSSMSGNSTHSSGSTSGTVSQLASNRTSADASLTTTPVASTFPDQWEAAGNTSADTDNSTEILILVVVEKENVPCATDGSFPEMDCGSNSTSGDASQQGSTNTSGDASQQDSTNTSGDTSQQSSNAIYGDQSQQVSDSKSGDQSQQVSYSKSGDQSQQVSYSKSGDQSQQVSDSKSGNQSQQDSYSKSGDQSQQVSYSKSGDQSQQVSDSKSGDQSQQVSYSKSGDQSQQVSYSNSGNQSQQVSYSKSGDHSQQVSYSKSGDQSQQVSDSKSGDQSQQVSDSKSGDQSQQVSYSKSGDQSQQVSYSNSGNQSQQVSYSKSGDQSQQVSDSKSGDQSQQVSYSKSGNQSQQVSYSKSGDQSQQVSYSKSGNQSQQVSYSKSGDQSQQVSYSKSGDQSQQVSYSNSGNQSQQVSYSKSGDQSQQVSDSKSGDQSQQVSYSKSGDQSQQVSYSKSGNQSQQVSYSKSGDQSQQVSDSKSGDQSQQVSDSKSGNQSQQVSYSKSGNQSQQVSYSKSGDQSQQVSDSKSGDQSQQVSDSKSGDQSQQVSYSKSGNQSQQVSYSKSGDQSQQVSDSKSGDQSQQVSDSKSGDQSQQVSYSKSGDQSQQVSDSKSGDQSQQVSYSKSGDQSQQVSDSKSGDQSQQVSYSKSGNQSQQVSYSKSGDQSQQVSFSKSGDQSQQVSDSKSGDQSQQVSYSKSGDQSQQVSDSKSGDQSQQVSYSKSGNQSQQVSFSKSGDQSQQVYDSKSGDASQQSSTAISGNQSQQVSDSISGNQSQQDYDSKSGDASQQSSTAISGNQSQQVSDSKSGDQSQQVSDSKSGDAAQQGSAATSGGTSQQSSGSAFGIKGPVKTRPSGIKGLLIPPLCRHRPKGTGSSSSNTGSLFPLCGYSEDAQQDSNPGSGSSKSN; this is translated from the exons ATGGGCAGTGAAAAAGTCTTTCTTGGCTCGTCGTACtgtctcctcatcctcctccttgGCGGACACCAGTCcg GTGCCTCAGGAGTGAAAGGAAGACCCTGCTACGATGCGCAGAGAACACCGCAGAGCCCGG GATCATCTGGAATCAAGGGTGACCCTCATCTTCCGCCCTGCGACTCTCTCCAGGACTCCAAACGCCTCCCACAAGCCTCCTCCGGAAACTCTG GCTCCGGGACGGCCTCGCCTGCGGTGACCTCCTCTGGttcctcccttctttcttcaCTTGCTAGTAGCAGTGTAACTCCTCAGAACAATGGTAACACATCTGGAAGCACACGTCAGCCGGGTAACAGCAGCACATCTGGAAGCACACTTCAGCAGGGTAATAACAGCAGCATGTCTGGAAATTCAACTCACAGTTCTGGCTCCACATCTGGAACTGTCTCACAGCTGGCCTCCAATAGGACATCTGCTGATGCAA GCTTAACCACCACTCCTGTTGCCTCGACCTTTCCTGACCAGTGGGAAGCCGCAGGCAATACATCGGCAGACACTGACAACTCCACGGAAATTTTAATTCTTGTGGTGGTTGAGAAAGAGAATGTTCCTTGTGCCACTGATGGCAGCTTTCCTGAGATGGACTGTGGCTCCAACTCTACATCTGGAGACGCATCTCAACAGGGTTCCACTAACACATCTGGAGATGCATCTCAACAGGACTCCACTAACACATCTGGAGATACATCTCAACAGAGCTCCAACGCCATATATGGAGACCAATCTCAGCAGGTCTCTGATTCCAAATCTGGAGACCAATCTCAGCAAGTCTCTTACTCCAAATCTGGAGACCAATCTCAGCAGGTCTCTTATTCCAAATCTGGAGACCAATCTCAGCAGGTCTCTGATTCCAAATCTGGAAACCAATCTCAGCAGGACTCTTATTCCAAATCTGGAGACCAATCTCAACAGGTCTCTTATTCCAAATCTGGAGACCAATCTCAGCAGGTCTCTGATTCCAAATCTGGAGACCAATCTCAGCAGGTCTCTTATTCCAAATCTGGAGACCAATCTCAGCAGGTCTCTTATTCCAATTCTGGAAACCAATCTCAGCAGGTCTCTTATTCCAAATCTGGAGACCATTCTCAGCAGGTCTCTTATTCCAAATCTGGAGACCAATCTCAGCAAGTGTCTGATTCCAAATCTGGAGACCAATCTCAGCAGGTCTCTGATTCCAAATCTGGAGACCAATCTCAGCAGGTCTCTTATTCCAAATCTGGAGACCAATCTCAGCAGGTCTCTTATTCCAATTCTGGAAACCAATCTCAGCAGGTCTCTTATTCCAAATCTGGAGACCAATCTCAGCAAGTGTCTGATTCCAAATCTGGAGACCAATCTCAGCAGGTCTCTTATTCCAAATCTGGAAACCAATCTCAGCAGGTCTCTTATTCCAAATCTGGAGACCAATCTCAGCAGGTCTCTTATTCCAAATCTGGAAACCAATCTCAGCAGGTCTCTTATTCCAAATCTGGAGACCAATCTCAGCAGGTCTCTTATTCCAAATCTGGAGACCAATCTCAGCAGGTCTCTTATTCCAATTCTGGAAACCAATCTCAGCAGGTCTCTTATTCCAAATCTGGAGACCAATCTCAGCAAGTGTCTGATTCCAAATCTGGAGACCAATCTCAGCAGGTCTCTTATTCCAAATCTGGAGACCAATCTCAGCAGGTCTCTTATTCCAAATCTGGAAACCAATCTCAGCAGGTCTCTTATTCCAAATCTGGAGACCAATCTCAGCAAGTGTCTGATTCCAAATCTGGAGACCAATCTCAGCAGGTCTCCGATTCCAAATCTGGAAACCAATCTCAGCAGGTCTCTTATTCCAAATCTGGAAACCAATCTCAGCAGGTCTCTTATTCCAAATCTGGAGACCAATCTCAGCAAGTGTCTGATTCCAAATCTGGAGACCAATCTCAGCAAGTGTCTGATTCCAAATCTGGAGACCAATCTCAGCAGGTCTCTTATTCCAAATCTGGAAACCAATCTCAGCAGGTCTCTTATTCCAAATCTGGAGACCAATCTCAGCAAGTGTCTGATTCCAAATCTGGAGACCAATCTCAGCAAGTGTCTGATTCCAAATCTGGAGACCAATCTCAGCAGGTCTCTTATTCCAAATCTGGAGACCAATCTCAGCAAGTGTCTGATTCCAAATCTGGAGACCAATCTCAGCAGGTCTCTTATTCCAAATCTGGAGACCAATCTCAGCAAGTGTCTGATTCCAAATCTGGAGACCAATCTCAGCAGGTCTCTTATTCCAAATCTGGAAACCAATCTCAGCAGGTCTCTTATTCCAAATCTGGAGACCAATCTCAGCAGGTCTCTTTTTCCAAATCTGGAGACCAATCTCAGCAAGTGTCTGATTCCAAATCTGGAGACCAATCTCAGCAGGTCTCTTATTCCAAATCTGGAGACCAATCTCAGCAAGTGTCTGATTCCAAATCTGGAGACCAATCTCAGCAGGTCTCTTATTCCAAATCTGGAAACCAATCTCAGCAGGTCTCTTTTTCCAAATCTGGAGACCAATCTCAGCAAGTCTATGATTCCAAATCTGGAGATGCATCTCAACAGAGCTCCACCGCCATATCTGGAAACCAATCTCAACAGGTCTCTGATTCCATATCTGGAAACCAATCTCAGCAAGACTATGATTCCAAATCTGGAGATGCATCTCAACAGAGCTCCACCGCCATATCTGGAAACCAATCTCAGCAGGTCTCCGATTCCAAATCTGGAGACCAATCTCAGCAAGTGTCTGATTCCAAATCTGGAGATGCGGCTCAACAGGGCTCCGCTGCCACATCTGGAGGCACATCTCAGCAGAGCTCCGGCTCAGCATTTGGAATCAAAG GCCCTGTAAAAACCCGACCCTCTGGGATCAAAGGCCTCCTGATTCCCCCACTCTGCCGCCACCGACCCAAGGGAACAGGGTCTTCCTCTTCCAACACAG GCTCACTCTTCCCTCTTTGTGGGTACTCAGAAGATGCTCAGCAGGATTCAAACCCAG GTTCAGGATCCTCCAAATCCAACTAA
- the LOC115080967 gene encoding uncharacterized protein LOC115080967 isoform X3, producing MLQTSLAAELISNCKGCNIISSPPTGASGVKGRPCYDAQRTPQSPGSSGIKGDPHLPPCDSLQDSKRLPQASSGNSGSGTASPAVTSSGSSLLSSLASSSVTPQNNGNTSGSTRQPGNSSTSGSTLQQGLTTTPVASTFPDQWEAAGNTSADTDNSTEILILVVVEKENVPCATDGSFPEMDCGSNSTSGDASQQGSTNTSGDASQQDSTNTSGDTSQQSSNAIYGDQSQQVSDSKSGDQSQQVSYSKSGDQSQQVSYSKSGDQSQQVSDSKSGNQSQQDSYSKSGDQSQQVSYSKSGDQSQQVSDSKSGDQSQQVSYSKSGDQSQQVSYSNSGNQSQQVSYSKSGDHSQQVSYSKSGDQSQQVSDSKSGDQSQQVSDSKSGDQSQQVSYSKSGDQSQQVSYSNSGNQSQQVSYSKSGDQSQQVSDSKSGDQSQQVSYSKSGNQSQQVSYSKSGDQSQQVSYSKSGNQSQQVSYSKSGDQSQQVSYSKSGDQSQQVSYSNSGNQSQQVSYSKSGDQSQQVSDSKSGDQSQQVSYSKSGDQSQQVSYSKSGNQSQQVSYSKSGDQSQQVSDSKSGDQSQQVSDSKSGNQSQQVSYSKSGNQSQQVSYSKSGDQSQQVSDSKSGDQSQQVSDSKSGDQSQQVSYSKSGNQSQQVSYSKSGDQSQQVSDSKSGDQSQQVSDSKSGDQSQQVSYSKSGDQSQQVSDSKSGDQSQQVSYSKSGDQSQQVSDSKSGDQSQQVSYSKSGNQSQQVSYSKSGDQSQQVSFSKSGDQSQQVSDSKSGDQSQQVSYSKSGDQSQQVSDSKSGDQSQQVSYSKSGNQSQQVSFSKSGDQSQQVYDSKSGDASQQSSTAISGNQSQQVSDSISGNQSQQDYDSKSGDASQQSSTAISGNQSQQVSDSKSGDQSQQVSDSKSGDAAQQGSAATSGGTSQQSSGSAFGIKGPVKTRPSGIKGLLIPPLCRHRPKGTGSSSSNTGSLFPLCGYSEDAQQDSNPGSGSSKSN from the exons ATGTTACAAACAAGTCTAGCAGCTGAATTAATTAGTAACTGCAAAGGTTGTAATATAATCTCATCGCCTCCGACAGGTGCCTCAGGAGTGAAAGGAAGACCCTGCTACGATGCGCAGAGAACACCGCAGAGCCCGG GATCATCTGGAATCAAGGGTGACCCTCATCTTCCGCCCTGCGACTCTCTCCAGGACTCCAAACGCCTCCCACAAGCCTCCTCCGGAAACTCTG GCTCCGGGACGGCCTCGCCTGCGGTGACCTCCTCTGGttcctcccttctttcttcaCTTGCTAGTAGCAGTGTAACTCCTCAGAACAATGGTAACACATCTGGAAGCACACGTCAGCCGGGTAACAGCAGCACATCTGGAAGCACACTTCAGCAGG GCTTAACCACCACTCCTGTTGCCTCGACCTTTCCTGACCAGTGGGAAGCCGCAGGCAATACATCGGCAGACACTGACAACTCCACGGAAATTTTAATTCTTGTGGTGGTTGAGAAAGAGAATGTTCCTTGTGCCACTGATGGCAGCTTTCCTGAGATGGACTGTGGCTCCAACTCTACATCTGGAGACGCATCTCAACAGGGTTCCACTAACACATCTGGAGATGCATCTCAACAGGACTCCACTAACACATCTGGAGATACATCTCAACAGAGCTCCAACGCCATATATGGAGACCAATCTCAGCAGGTCTCTGATTCCAAATCTGGAGACCAATCTCAGCAAGTCTCTTACTCCAAATCTGGAGACCAATCTCAGCAGGTCTCTTATTCCAAATCTGGAGACCAATCTCAGCAGGTCTCTGATTCCAAATCTGGAAACCAATCTCAGCAGGACTCTTATTCCAAATCTGGAGACCAATCTCAACAGGTCTCTTATTCCAAATCTGGAGACCAATCTCAGCAGGTCTCTGATTCCAAATCTGGAGACCAATCTCAGCAGGTCTCTTATTCCAAATCTGGAGACCAATCTCAGCAGGTCTCTTATTCCAATTCTGGAAACCAATCTCAGCAGGTCTCTTATTCCAAATCTGGAGACCATTCTCAGCAGGTCTCTTATTCCAAATCTGGAGACCAATCTCAGCAAGTGTCTGATTCCAAATCTGGAGACCAATCTCAGCAGGTCTCTGATTCCAAATCTGGAGACCAATCTCAGCAGGTCTCTTATTCCAAATCTGGAGACCAATCTCAGCAGGTCTCTTATTCCAATTCTGGAAACCAATCTCAGCAGGTCTCTTATTCCAAATCTGGAGACCAATCTCAGCAAGTGTCTGATTCCAAATCTGGAGACCAATCTCAGCAGGTCTCTTATTCCAAATCTGGAAACCAATCTCAGCAGGTCTCTTATTCCAAATCTGGAGACCAATCTCAGCAGGTCTCTTATTCCAAATCTGGAAACCAATCTCAGCAGGTCTCTTATTCCAAATCTGGAGACCAATCTCAGCAGGTCTCTTATTCCAAATCTGGAGACCAATCTCAGCAGGTCTCTTATTCCAATTCTGGAAACCAATCTCAGCAGGTCTCTTATTCCAAATCTGGAGACCAATCTCAGCAAGTGTCTGATTCCAAATCTGGAGACCAATCTCAGCAGGTCTCTTATTCCAAATCTGGAGACCAATCTCAGCAGGTCTCTTATTCCAAATCTGGAAACCAATCTCAGCAGGTCTCTTATTCCAAATCTGGAGACCAATCTCAGCAAGTGTCTGATTCCAAATCTGGAGACCAATCTCAGCAGGTCTCCGATTCCAAATCTGGAAACCAATCTCAGCAGGTCTCTTATTCCAAATCTGGAAACCAATCTCAGCAGGTCTCTTATTCCAAATCTGGAGACCAATCTCAGCAAGTGTCTGATTCCAAATCTGGAGACCAATCTCAGCAAGTGTCTGATTCCAAATCTGGAGACCAATCTCAGCAGGTCTCTTATTCCAAATCTGGAAACCAATCTCAGCAGGTCTCTTATTCCAAATCTGGAGACCAATCTCAGCAAGTGTCTGATTCCAAATCTGGAGACCAATCTCAGCAAGTGTCTGATTCCAAATCTGGAGACCAATCTCAGCAGGTCTCTTATTCCAAATCTGGAGACCAATCTCAGCAAGTGTCTGATTCCAAATCTGGAGACCAATCTCAGCAGGTCTCTTATTCCAAATCTGGAGACCAATCTCAGCAAGTGTCTGATTCCAAATCTGGAGACCAATCTCAGCAGGTCTCTTATTCCAAATCTGGAAACCAATCTCAGCAGGTCTCTTATTCCAAATCTGGAGACCAATCTCAGCAGGTCTCTTTTTCCAAATCTGGAGACCAATCTCAGCAAGTGTCTGATTCCAAATCTGGAGACCAATCTCAGCAGGTCTCTTATTCCAAATCTGGAGACCAATCTCAGCAAGTGTCTGATTCCAAATCTGGAGACCAATCTCAGCAGGTCTCTTATTCCAAATCTGGAAACCAATCTCAGCAGGTCTCTTTTTCCAAATCTGGAGACCAATCTCAGCAAGTCTATGATTCCAAATCTGGAGATGCATCTCAACAGAGCTCCACCGCCATATCTGGAAACCAATCTCAACAGGTCTCTGATTCCATATCTGGAAACCAATCTCAGCAAGACTATGATTCCAAATCTGGAGATGCATCTCAACAGAGCTCCACCGCCATATCTGGAAACCAATCTCAGCAGGTCTCCGATTCCAAATCTGGAGACCAATCTCAGCAAGTGTCTGATTCCAAATCTGGAGATGCGGCTCAACAGGGCTCCGCTGCCACATCTGGAGGCACATCTCAGCAGAGCTCCGGCTCAGCATTTGGAATCAAAG GCCCTGTAAAAACCCGACCCTCTGGGATCAAAGGCCTCCTGATTCCCCCACTCTGCCGCCACCGACCCAAGGGAACAGGGTCTTCCTCTTCCAACACAG GCTCACTCTTCCCTCTTTGTGGGTACTCAGAAGATGCTCAGCAGGATTCAAACCCAG GTTCAGGATCCTCCAAATCCAACTAA
- the LOC115080967 gene encoding uncharacterized protein LOC115080967 isoform X1 — translation MLQTSLAAELISNCKGCNIISSPPTGASGVKGRPCYDAQRTPQSPGSSGIKGDPHLPPCDSLQDSKRLPQASSGNSGSGTASPAVTSSGSSLLSSLASSSVTPQNNGNTSGSTRQPGNSSTSGSTLQQGNNSSMSGNSTHSSGSTSGTVSQLASNRTSADASLTTTPVASTFPDQWEAAGNTSADTDNSTEILILVVVEKENVPCATDGSFPEMDCGSNSTSGDASQQGSTNTSGDASQQDSTNTSGDTSQQSSNAIYGDQSQQVSDSKSGDQSQQVSYSKSGDQSQQVSYSKSGDQSQQVSDSKSGNQSQQDSYSKSGDQSQQVSYSKSGDQSQQVSDSKSGDQSQQVSYSKSGDQSQQVSYSNSGNQSQQVSYSKSGDHSQQVSYSKSGDQSQQVSDSKSGDQSQQVSDSKSGDQSQQVSYSKSGDQSQQVSYSNSGNQSQQVSYSKSGDQSQQVSDSKSGDQSQQVSYSKSGNQSQQVSYSKSGDQSQQVSYSKSGNQSQQVSYSKSGDQSQQVSYSKSGDQSQQVSYSNSGNQSQQVSYSKSGDQSQQVSDSKSGDQSQQVSYSKSGDQSQQVSYSKSGNQSQQVSYSKSGDQSQQVSDSKSGDQSQQVSDSKSGNQSQQVSYSKSGNQSQQVSYSKSGDQSQQVSDSKSGDQSQQVSDSKSGDQSQQVSYSKSGNQSQQVSYSKSGDQSQQVSDSKSGDQSQQVSDSKSGDQSQQVSYSKSGDQSQQVSDSKSGDQSQQVSYSKSGDQSQQVSDSKSGDQSQQVSYSKSGNQSQQVSYSKSGDQSQQVSFSKSGDQSQQVSDSKSGDQSQQVSYSKSGDQSQQVSDSKSGDQSQQVSYSKSGNQSQQVSFSKSGDQSQQVYDSKSGDASQQSSTAISGNQSQQVSDSISGNQSQQDYDSKSGDASQQSSTAISGNQSQQVSDSKSGDQSQQVSDSKSGDAAQQGSAATSGGTSQQSSGSAFGIKGPVKTRPSGIKGLLIPPLCRHRPKGTGSSSSNTGSLFPLCGYSEDAQQDSNPGSGSSKSN, via the exons ATGTTACAAACAAGTCTAGCAGCTGAATTAATTAGTAACTGCAAAGGTTGTAATATAATCTCATCGCCTCCGACAGGTGCCTCAGGAGTGAAAGGAAGACCCTGCTACGATGCGCAGAGAACACCGCAGAGCCCGG GATCATCTGGAATCAAGGGTGACCCTCATCTTCCGCCCTGCGACTCTCTCCAGGACTCCAAACGCCTCCCACAAGCCTCCTCCGGAAACTCTG GCTCCGGGACGGCCTCGCCTGCGGTGACCTCCTCTGGttcctcccttctttcttcaCTTGCTAGTAGCAGTGTAACTCCTCAGAACAATGGTAACACATCTGGAAGCACACGTCAGCCGGGTAACAGCAGCACATCTGGAAGCACACTTCAGCAGGGTAATAACAGCAGCATGTCTGGAAATTCAACTCACAGTTCTGGCTCCACATCTGGAACTGTCTCACAGCTGGCCTCCAATAGGACATCTGCTGATGCAA GCTTAACCACCACTCCTGTTGCCTCGACCTTTCCTGACCAGTGGGAAGCCGCAGGCAATACATCGGCAGACACTGACAACTCCACGGAAATTTTAATTCTTGTGGTGGTTGAGAAAGAGAATGTTCCTTGTGCCACTGATGGCAGCTTTCCTGAGATGGACTGTGGCTCCAACTCTACATCTGGAGACGCATCTCAACAGGGTTCCACTAACACATCTGGAGATGCATCTCAACAGGACTCCACTAACACATCTGGAGATACATCTCAACAGAGCTCCAACGCCATATATGGAGACCAATCTCAGCAGGTCTCTGATTCCAAATCTGGAGACCAATCTCAGCAAGTCTCTTACTCCAAATCTGGAGACCAATCTCAGCAGGTCTCTTATTCCAAATCTGGAGACCAATCTCAGCAGGTCTCTGATTCCAAATCTGGAAACCAATCTCAGCAGGACTCTTATTCCAAATCTGGAGACCAATCTCAACAGGTCTCTTATTCCAAATCTGGAGACCAATCTCAGCAGGTCTCTGATTCCAAATCTGGAGACCAATCTCAGCAGGTCTCTTATTCCAAATCTGGAGACCAATCTCAGCAGGTCTCTTATTCCAATTCTGGAAACCAATCTCAGCAGGTCTCTTATTCCAAATCTGGAGACCATTCTCAGCAGGTCTCTTATTCCAAATCTGGAGACCAATCTCAGCAAGTGTCTGATTCCAAATCTGGAGACCAATCTCAGCAGGTCTCTGATTCCAAATCTGGAGACCAATCTCAGCAGGTCTCTTATTCCAAATCTGGAGACCAATCTCAGCAGGTCTCTTATTCCAATTCTGGAAACCAATCTCAGCAGGTCTCTTATTCCAAATCTGGAGACCAATCTCAGCAAGTGTCTGATTCCAAATCTGGAGACCAATCTCAGCAGGTCTCTTATTCCAAATCTGGAAACCAATCTCAGCAGGTCTCTTATTCCAAATCTGGAGACCAATCTCAGCAGGTCTCTTATTCCAAATCTGGAAACCAATCTCAGCAGGTCTCTTATTCCAAATCTGGAGACCAATCTCAGCAGGTCTCTTATTCCAAATCTGGAGACCAATCTCAGCAGGTCTCTTATTCCAATTCTGGAAACCAATCTCAGCAGGTCTCTTATTCCAAATCTGGAGACCAATCTCAGCAAGTGTCTGATTCCAAATCTGGAGACCAATCTCAGCAGGTCTCTTATTCCAAATCTGGAGACCAATCTCAGCAGGTCTCTTATTCCAAATCTGGAAACCAATCTCAGCAGGTCTCTTATTCCAAATCTGGAGACCAATCTCAGCAAGTGTCTGATTCCAAATCTGGAGACCAATCTCAGCAGGTCTCCGATTCCAAATCTGGAAACCAATCTCAGCAGGTCTCTTATTCCAAATCTGGAAACCAATCTCAGCAGGTCTCTTATTCCAAATCTGGAGACCAATCTCAGCAAGTGTCTGATTCCAAATCTGGAGACCAATCTCAGCAAGTGTCTGATTCCAAATCTGGAGACCAATCTCAGCAGGTCTCTTATTCCAAATCTGGAAACCAATCTCAGCAGGTCTCTTATTCCAAATCTGGAGACCAATCTCAGCAAGTGTCTGATTCCAAATCTGGAGACCAATCTCAGCAAGTGTCTGATTCCAAATCTGGAGACCAATCTCAGCAGGTCTCTTATTCCAAATCTGGAGACCAATCTCAGCAAGTGTCTGATTCCAAATCTGGAGACCAATCTCAGCAGGTCTCTTATTCCAAATCTGGAGACCAATCTCAGCAAGTGTCTGATTCCAAATCTGGAGACCAATCTCAGCAGGTCTCTTATTCCAAATCTGGAAACCAATCTCAGCAGGTCTCTTATTCCAAATCTGGAGACCAATCTCAGCAGGTCTCTTTTTCCAAATCTGGAGACCAATCTCAGCAAGTGTCTGATTCCAAATCTGGAGACCAATCTCAGCAGGTCTCTTATTCCAAATCTGGAGACCAATCTCAGCAAGTGTCTGATTCCAAATCTGGAGACCAATCTCAGCAGGTCTCTTATTCCAAATCTGGAAACCAATCTCAGCAGGTCTCTTTTTCCAAATCTGGAGACCAATCTCAGCAAGTCTATGATTCCAAATCTGGAGATGCATCTCAACAGAGCTCCACCGCCATATCTGGAAACCAATCTCAACAGGTCTCTGATTCCATATCTGGAAACCAATCTCAGCAAGACTATGATTCCAAATCTGGAGATGCATCTCAACAGAGCTCCACCGCCATATCTGGAAACCAATCTCAGCAGGTCTCCGATTCCAAATCTGGAGACCAATCTCAGCAAGTGTCTGATTCCAAATCTGGAGATGCGGCTCAACAGGGCTCCGCTGCCACATCTGGAGGCACATCTCAGCAGAGCTCCGGCTCAGCATTTGGAATCAAAG GCCCTGTAAAAACCCGACCCTCTGGGATCAAAGGCCTCCTGATTCCCCCACTCTGCCGCCACCGACCCAAGGGAACAGGGTCTTCCTCTTCCAACACAG GCTCACTCTTCCCTCTTTGTGGGTACTCAGAAGATGCTCAGCAGGATTCAAACCCAG GTTCAGGATCCTCCAAATCCAACTAA